The Vespa velutina chromosome 2, iVesVel2.1, whole genome shotgun sequence sequence TGAAGGTTCGTATAATTCGCAAAGGATGTCTCCAGTGGCCATgacatatagaaaaataaataaaatcaatatgtaATTCTATGAAATTCTCTTCAAAAGTTGTACATTttgcaaatattaaatataggattaaacaaaaaagaaagaaagaataatttgtaaaagaaacaTACTTCTGTCATCGATGTCTCGCATATATTGCTTATTGCGAAAATCTGAATGATGAAGTAAAAAATCCAATAGAGACTTTTAGAAAATTCTCTTATCCATGATTCATATCCGTTTGAAATTAATGTGCCGTATAAACTGTgcaatattatagtaatatatattactgaTATAATCGTGGATATAAAAATGTGTAATCCGTAAGCCTCACTTATAGTTCTGCCACATTTTATCAATTCTAAATGGATTtgtctataataaaaagaataaagtggaaattgttaaaaatcgaaaaagaataataaatcgtttcgggcttattattaataacttacttaactttttttaatttcacaatGTTCTCATTCGTTTTGTACGTTCCACAAATAATAGATAACGAAGATTCTTCTTCCCAATTATCTTTCATTCGAAGGATTCTTTTATGTTGTGGTGAATCAGCAGTTGTTGTCAACATATTTAGGAGTGTTTCATTCAATTGACCAAATTGGATCTTTATGTACCTACGTAAGATCATTCGTTAAATTTAGTaacattaatttcttcttttacaaaataaaaaaattgacttGCCTGATCCAAAAGgcgaaagtaaaattaatgacCATCATTACAATGTAAGAATGATTGTCGAAATAATAGAATTGTAACATTAAACTGTTGCGTAATGATAAATTGATGTCGGAGTACCAGTACATATCGTCAATAATTAAGCctgatataacaaaaataacaagtaTGCCTGCGATACACTGATACCGAATAAGAGaggaataatttttcgatatgtTCAGTTCATCAATTCTTTGTGTACAAGTTTCTAGCtgttttataaacaattttacttgctgtaaaaatcaatttacCCAATTATTCAAgtgtctttttatttacaatatattaatcttaataatacaaaaatcacttaaataaaaacttatcAATTAATAGAAGACATTATacctcttttcttattaatccaacaaaaattattatgatatagaGAAGAGGTTTTCCAATGAATAtaatcgtcgttattattcttgCAAGATTTGACGGTTGAGCattcttaaaaatatcaacCATATTCATAAACGTACAAGATAAGGTAATGTAGTAAACTAAACaacatatgatataaataaaaccaaTCGTACGTATCGTTCGATTAACGAAATATTCTAATAAGCCAGTGCAAACGATTGAATTCGCGATAATCAATGGCAATACTGAACGTTGAAACTTATTTGATCGaaacatttaaaatgtttttgtaattttcttattagatatatcacttttaattttcaaaatatacttcatagttatttttcttagaaTTTCAAACTCTTTCTTGCTGCTGTTTTAAAATGATACTAATTCCTACAATtgcttttctgttctttttattatcgaattgttttcgtaataaatattatcgtgaaTTATATTTAGCTTGGAATAAAAACTACCACTTTCATATTTATCTTACTGTTTCCATCATGTCAAATTCTTTGATAAAAGTAGTtcatacatattcatatacTTTACCTctttatcaaatgaaaattaataaaatattatttcctgCGTGGTACATTATCTAGATGTTAATTTTCATTGTCAGTAATGGACAAATGAGAACATttattctatatgtatatattataaatttgtagtatataataattacttggcttttttaataatgatgatgtttTTGGTCGATTTATTCATTCGATGAATACTTGTTGCCTGCATGTCTTCATCATGACACACATGCAACATCGTGTGATGATTCCCGATCAAGTGGATCTCCCATCGAGaatcaatttttgaaatttttacatgAAAGGAGAAACTCACTCCTACAGACGCACTCCAGCTCACCACCTGTTAACGCGCAAACGCAGGTCACCACGGCTACCAAAATTCTTCCGATGCAGATTCAATGCGGAAACTATCCTAAGTTTCGAAATATGCAGACAAACTATCAATACTGCATAAACGAACGCGATCATTAAGTACGGCCACAGTTTGCTTTCTCAACGATTGTGGAGACGATTTGCATTATATGTGAAACGAATCATTAAACATCCAAGGTTAATCGATTTTGTCGATGATCAGATTGGCGGATTCCCAATTTCACAAGCCTGCTCCTATTGACGCTATCATTGGCGTTTAACTAGCTCAAAATTTATGATATCATGCTAAAATATTGCGAATCATATTACATACGCTTCAGGAATCATAATCATCGCCATTTGTTATAGTACAATAGTAAGATAATCAAGTCTTACAATCAAGTTATGCattgatacatttttttcttcaaatatcgCATATAAAAGGCAGACGACATAGGGATTTACAACCTGTCTTTCAAcgaaatattctaataaattggTGCAAAAGATCGAATTTGCGATAATTAATGGCCTAAGGGCCCAGTGAAATTATTTCGACCGTAacattttaaaacaatttttaattttcttattgaaaatattacttttcacttttaagaaatataacaattttttttttatatttatttagtttcaATGGACTACTTGCTGACGTTCTGACGTCTACTAGTGATTTATGTTCTTATTATATTGGActgtttcaataataataattattatggttCGCAATATTAGGTTGAAGTAAAAATtaccatttttttatttatcctacCTCTTGCATCATGTTAAATATGTTCTTCGtccttatcaatatttatatacattatcttattatcaaaggaaaatcaataagaaattatttaataacattatattgaCGTTACATTTTGTTGCTATTACAAtagattacaaataaaaatatttattccactttgtcattttatttcatgtaaGAATTTActcgtaaatttttattgtttgtaCTATTCGCTAGATGAAAGATAACCGCAAtgatttatgtttctttttctattgaatTGGTAACTTGTATCATGATAACTATGTATGTTGTTATGATACCGACACactgaagaataaaaaaattattatgtttgttattattcttttttgtttatagtcTGATTGTACGTAAACAATTACACCTACCGAACAAATGTGTTTACaattaagattatataaaCCGTATGCGGTATATACAGTACGACATTGCATCATTTGCAAAGAGAATATTTCTACCTgtaatgaaaagaattttaatttatataaatcttgatttatttcataaaaaatattaacctccttttttatctcgaaATCCGTATTTTGCCCATAAAATGTGTGAATAATTTCGTTGGTACGTTCAGCCTAAAAAAACCATGAAATccttattatagaaaatagaacaacgaattaatatttatacatacctCTTCCGTTGTTTTGTCACAGATGTAATTGATGATAAAGATTTTCAACGTATACTGTGAGCAACAGAATATGAATACCATTAAATGATGAATCAGATCATTAATgtttcctgtttctttttccaattttgtataaaaatcgtataatacgtatatattaaacaatacAGATATTGCCACTTCCAAGGATATCTGTATGCCATACATATTGCTATAACTTTTCGATACTCTATATAATTCTAGATGAACCTGTCTGATGAAATTTTCACataaattctaaataatagatatgtaCTTTGTTTCTTTGACTCACCTGATCGTCCGTAACAACCTCctgcttttatttattttgtaactCTCAACTTGCAATTGTGACTTTGATCGACATAATGACGATAGaccgataaataatttttttgaatctACTGGGAGAGAACTTTCAATAGATAATGAACCATCAGCTTTTTTATGTTCAAGTAATTCCGAAGCAATAGAAGAAATTGGTAAAACATTGACGTCGCTAAGGAGATCATTTGCTCGGCGAAATTCCGATTCGATGCAtctaagataaataaaaattttcaatttataatcgaaatgaaatatgtaattcttaataatagtACATACCTTATAATAGTAAAGAATTCgattaaaagtataaattggaccataaaagtatatatattcaacattagagataaatataatatgaacgatttataaattggattatttaatattgtcatCCATATGATAATTGTtatgaagaaaaggaacaaataaaGAATTG is a genomic window containing:
- the LOC124957961 gene encoding uncharacterized protein LOC124957961 isoform X1, whose amino-acid sequence is MRNIIEKFIKQENVRDIFRFYKIKHERKKSFEEVLRPIYILSIIFGLRVFEFPQSHSRPILSFLYSMSFYCLHFVGWTYQEERIYNTGMFDLDRTITYVLSISEKMMIFIILILGLHKSESSKLFAKRISEIDKTLQALGSSTSFNSIYKMTIMSITIAILYLFLFFITIIIWMTILNNPIYKSFILYLSLMLNIYTFMVQFILLIEFFTIIRCIESEFRRANDLLSDVNVLPISSIASELLEHKKADGSLSIESSLPVDSKKLFIGLSSLCRSKSQLQVESYKINKSRRLLRTIRQVHLELYRVSKSYSNMYGIQISLEVAISVLFNIYVLYDFYTKLEKETGNINDLIHHLMVFIFCCSQYTLKIFIINYICDKTTEEAERTNEIIHTFYGQNTDFEIKKEVEIFSLQMMQCRTVYTAYGLYNLNCKHICSVGVIVYVQSDYKQKRIITNIIIFLFFSVSVS
- the LOC124957961 gene encoding putative gustatory receptor 28b isoform X2 translates to MRNIIEKFIKQENVRDIFRFYKIKHERKKSFEEVLRPIYILSIIFGLRVFEFPQSHSRPILSFLYSMSFYCLHFVGWTYQEERIYNTGMFDLDRTITYVLSISEKMMIFIILILGLHKSESSKLFAKRISEIDKTLQALGSSTSFNSIYKMTIMSITIAILYLFLFFITIIIWMTILNNPIYKSFILYLSLMLNIYTFMVQFILLIEFFTIIRCIESEFRRANDLLSDVNVLPISSIASELLEHKKADGSLSIESSLPVDSKKLFIGLSSLCRSKSQLQVESYKINKSRRLLRTIRQVHLELYRVSKSYSNMYGIQISLEVAISVLFNIYVLYDFYTKLEKETGNINDLIHHLMVFIFCCSQYTLKIFIINYICDKTTEEAERTNEIIHTFYGQNTDFEIKKEVEIFSLQMMQCRTVYTAYGLYNLNCKHICSCVGIITTYIVIMIQVTNSIEKET